A region from the Inhella inkyongensis genome encodes:
- a CDS encoding transposase, whose amino-acid sequence MSRPLRIEFPGAIYHLTSRGDRREPIFEDDGDRELLLDIVAQTLERFDAQMLAYCLMGNHYHFVLHTRRANLAALMQQLNGRYTQAYNRRHGKVGHLLQGRYKAVLVDRETYLFEVCRYVELNPVRARMVGEPGDWAWSSYRAHCLRVEAPPWLDCAGLHAYLLAQPASTPALQARAARRYAQLVAAARDQPLWEQGLRQQIYLGDEAFVARMQALAGGEPQLQKKTGTPKAQRQAAHPKTLRQYLAECSSREQALWLGHREAGLTMSAMARELGLSVARVSQLIKLQQGAGGLKPEA is encoded by the coding sequence ATGTCCCGCCCCCTGCGCATCGAATTCCCTGGCGCCATCTACCACCTGACCTCGCGGGGGGATCGGCGTGAGCCGATCTTTGAGGACGACGGTGACCGCGAGTTGCTGCTGGACATCGTGGCCCAGACGCTGGAGCGCTTTGATGCGCAGATGCTGGCCTACTGCCTGATGGGCAACCACTACCACTTCGTGCTGCACACGCGCCGCGCCAATCTTGCGGCACTGATGCAGCAACTGAACGGCCGCTACACCCAGGCCTACAACCGCCGCCACGGTAAGGTGGGCCATCTGCTGCAGGGGCGCTACAAGGCGGTGCTGGTGGACCGCGAGACCTATCTGTTCGAGGTCTGCCGCTACGTCGAGCTCAACCCGGTGCGCGCCCGCATGGTGGGCGAGCCCGGCGATTGGGCCTGGTCCAGCTACCGCGCACATTGCCTGCGAGTCGAGGCGCCGCCCTGGCTGGATTGCGCCGGCCTGCACGCCTATCTGTTGGCACAGCCCGCCAGCACGCCGGCCCTGCAGGCGCGGGCGGCAAGGCGCTATGCCCAGCTGGTGGCCGCCGCGCGCGATCAACCGCTATGGGAGCAGGGGCTGCGGCAGCAGATCTACCTGGGGGATGAGGCGTTCGTGGCGCGCATGCAGGCGTTGGCGGGCGGTGAGCCCCAACTTCAAAAGAAGACCGGCACCCCGAAGGCGCAACGCCAGGCCGCGCACCCCAAGACCCTGCGCCAATACCTGGCCGAATGCAGCAGCCGGGAGCAGGCGCTGTGGCTGGGCCACCGCGAAGCCGGCTTGACGATGAGCGCGATGGCCCGCGAGCTGGGACTCTCTGTGGCGCGGGTCAGCCAGTTGATCAAACTGCAGCAAGGGGCTGGGGGCTTGAAACCTGAGGCTTGA
- the lpdA gene encoding dihydrolipoyl dehydrogenase yields MPPVYSQTQLLIVGGGPGGYVAAIRAAQLGLKVTLVEGASLGGTCLNVGCIPSKALIHAAEAFAQARAQASGKSALGIKTTGVELDLATTLDWKDGIVAKLTGGVGALLKKHGVTVIKGWAEVIDGKTVEIKQPGAEAGDAPQRIQCEHLLLAAGSQEIELPFLPFESGHGRVVSSTEALAFAEVPKHLVVVGGGYIGLELGTVWRKLGAEVTVVEAQDRILPAYDADLVKPVAQSLAKLGVKLLTAHRVEGLNAAGDALTVRDPQGALIELPADKILVAVGRKPRTEGWGLERLMLDMAGRAVKVDAQCRTSMKDVWAIGDLTGEPLLAHRAMAQGELVAEVIAGHTHYRFEPASIPAVCFTDPEIVVAGHTPASAEAAGFKIIQSSFPFAANGRALSLEAPEGFVRVVARADNHLILGWQAVGAAVSELSAVFGLSLEMGSRLEDVGGTIHSHPTLGEAVQECALRALGQALHI; encoded by the coding sequence ATGCCTCCCGTTTATTCGCAAACCCAATTGCTCATCGTGGGCGGCGGCCCCGGCGGTTATGTGGCCGCCATCCGCGCCGCCCAGCTCGGCCTCAAGGTCACCCTGGTGGAAGGCGCGTCGCTCGGCGGCACCTGCCTGAATGTGGGCTGCATCCCCAGCAAGGCCCTGATCCACGCAGCCGAGGCCTTTGCGCAGGCTAGAGCCCAAGCCTCCGGCAAGTCGGCCCTCGGCATCAAGACCACCGGCGTGGAGCTGGACCTGGCCACCACCCTGGACTGGAAGGACGGCATCGTCGCCAAGCTCACCGGCGGCGTGGGCGCCTTGCTCAAGAAGCATGGTGTCACCGTCATCAAGGGCTGGGCCGAGGTGATCGACGGCAAGACCGTCGAGATCAAGCAGCCCGGCGCCGAAGCCGGCGATGCCCCGCAACGCATCCAGTGCGAGCACCTGCTGCTGGCCGCCGGCTCGCAGGAAATCGAGCTGCCCTTCCTACCGTTCGAATCGGGCCACGGCCGCGTGGTCTCGTCCACCGAGGCCCTGGCCTTTGCCGAAGTGCCCAAGCACCTCGTCGTGGTGGGCGGCGGCTACATCGGGCTGGAGCTGGGCACCGTGTGGCGCAAACTGGGCGCCGAGGTCACGGTGGTGGAAGCGCAGGACCGCATCCTGCCCGCCTACGACGCCGACCTGGTCAAGCCCGTGGCGCAGTCACTCGCCAAACTGGGCGTGAAGCTGCTGACGGCCCACCGCGTCGAGGGCCTGAACGCTGCTGGCGATGCGCTCACCGTGCGCGACCCGCAGGGCGCGCTCATCGAACTGCCGGCCGACAAGATCCTCGTCGCCGTGGGTCGCAAGCCGCGTACCGAGGGTTGGGGCCTGGAGCGCCTGATGCTGGACATGGCCGGCCGCGCCGTGAAGGTGGACGCGCAGTGCCGCACCTCGATGAAGGATGTGTGGGCCATCGGCGACCTGACCGGTGAGCCCCTGCTGGCCCACCGCGCCATGGCCCAGGGCGAGCTGGTGGCCGAGGTCATCGCGGGCCACACGCACTACCGCTTCGAGCCCGCCAGCATCCCGGCCGTCTGCTTCACCGACCCCGAAATCGTCGTCGCCGGCCACACGCCGGCGAGCGCCGAGGCGGCAGGATTCAAGATCATCCAGTCCAGCTTCCCCTTCGCGGCCAATGGCCGGGCCTTGTCCCTGGAAGCTCCGGAAGGCTTCGTGCGCGTCGTCGCACGCGCGGACAACCATCTGATCCTGGGTTGGCAGGCGGTGGGCGCCGCAGTGTCGGAGCTGTCGGCGGTGTTCGGGCTCAGCCTGGAGATGGGCTCGCGACTCGAGGATGTCGGGGGGACGATCCACTCGCATCCGACCTTGGGCGAGGCGGTGCAGGAATGTGCGTTGCGGGCGTTGGGGCAGGCGCTTCACATTTGA
- a CDS encoding dihydrolipoamide acetyltransferase family protein, giving the protein MGAYVIKMPDIGEGIAEVELVAWHVQPGDMVAEDQILADVMTDKATVEIPSPVAGKVIAHGGKVGQVMAVGSEVIRLEVEGEGNVKEGAVAAAAPAAPANAPVAKPAPAPVAAPAPAPAPAAAAAPAPAAAAAPAAKPATRGPAAPRRAANEKPIASPAVRRRAWELGLELQFVQGSGPAGRITHEDLDAFAASGASGAGGGAEADSRYALRLDEEAVPVIGLRRKIAQKMQQAKRQIPHFTYVEEVDVTELEGLRQRLNAQHGKARPKLTLLPFIARAIVIAVRDFPQVNARFDDEANVVTRYGAVHIGMAAQTDAGLMVPVIRHAESLDPWACAAEIARLADAAKTGKASRDELSGSTITITSLGALGGIVTTPVINHPEVGIIGINKMVERPMFDRDGRVVPRLLMNLSSSFDHRVVDGMDAALFVQRIRALLETPATLFIE; this is encoded by the coding sequence ATGGGTGCCTATGTGATCAAGATGCCCGACATCGGTGAGGGCATCGCCGAAGTGGAATTGGTGGCCTGGCATGTGCAGCCGGGCGACATGGTGGCCGAGGACCAGATCCTGGCCGATGTGATGACCGACAAGGCCACGGTGGAGATCCCCTCCCCGGTGGCCGGCAAGGTGATTGCGCACGGGGGCAAGGTCGGCCAGGTGATGGCCGTGGGCTCCGAGGTGATCCGCCTGGAGGTCGAGGGCGAGGGCAATGTGAAGGAAGGTGCGGTAGCCGCCGCCGCCCCTGCGGCGCCCGCGAACGCCCCAGTCGCCAAGCCCGCGCCGGCCCCAGTGGCCGCACCGGCGCCGGCGCCTGCACCAGCCGCCGCGGCAGCCCCAGCGCCCGCGGCGGCCGCCGCGCCAGCCGCCAAGCCCGCCACCCGCGGCCCCGCCGCCCCGCGCCGCGCCGCGAATGAAAAGCCCATCGCCAGCCCGGCGGTGCGCCGCCGTGCGTGGGAGTTGGGGCTGGAGCTGCAGTTCGTGCAAGGCAGCGGCCCGGCCGGCCGCATCACCCACGAAGACCTGGACGCCTTCGCCGCCAGCGGCGCCTCGGGCGCTGGCGGCGGCGCGGAAGCCGACAGCCGCTACGCGCTGCGCCTGGATGAAGAGGCCGTGCCCGTCATCGGCCTGCGCCGCAAGATCGCGCAGAAGATGCAGCAGGCCAAGCGCCAGATCCCCCACTTCACCTATGTGGAAGAGGTGGATGTGACCGAGCTGGAGGGCCTGCGCCAGCGCCTCAACGCCCAGCATGGCAAGGCCCGGCCCAAGCTCACGCTGCTGCCCTTCATTGCACGCGCCATCGTCATCGCCGTGCGCGACTTCCCACAGGTCAACGCCCGCTTTGACGACGAAGCCAATGTGGTCACCCGCTATGGCGCGGTCCACATCGGCATGGCCGCGCAGACCGACGCCGGCCTGATGGTGCCCGTGATCCGCCACGCCGAAAGCCTGGACCCCTGGGCCTGCGCGGCCGAGATCGCCCGCCTGGCCGACGCCGCCAAGACCGGCAAGGCCAGCCGCGACGAGCTCAGCGGCAGCACCATCACCATCACCTCGCTCGGGGCGCTGGGCGGCATCGTCACCACCCCGGTGATCAACCACCCCGAGGTCGGCATCATCGGCATCAACAAGATGGTGGAGCGGCCCATGTTCGACCGCGACGGCCGCGTGGTGCCGCGCCTGCTGATGAACCTCAGCAGCAGCTTCGACCACCGCGTGGTGGACGGCATGGACGCCGCGCTGTTCGTGCAGCGCATCCGCGCGCTCCTGGAAACCCCTGCCACCCTATTCATTGAGTGA
- a CDS encoding alpha-ketoacid dehydrogenase subunit beta, with product MTMIQALRSAMDVMMERDPNVVIFGEDVGYFGGVFRCTEGLQAKYGKSRVFDAPISESGIVGAAVGMGAYGLRPVVEIQFADYVYPAIDQIVSEAARLRYRSNSDFTAPLTIRMPCGGGIYGGQTHSQSPEAIFTHVCGLRTVMPSNPYDAKGLLIAAIENDDPVIFLEPKRLYNGPFDGHHDKPVVPWSKHPMGEVPEGYYTVPLTSASIFRPGKDVTVLAYGTMVWVSEAAANEAGVDAEIIDLRSIWPLDLDAIVNSVKKTGRCVIVHEATRTSGFGAELMSLVQEHCFYHLEAPIERVTGWDTPYPHAQEWAYFPGPGRVGAALKRVMEA from the coding sequence ATGACCATGATCCAGGCCCTGCGTTCGGCCATGGACGTGATGATGGAACGCGACCCCAATGTGGTCATCTTTGGCGAAGACGTCGGCTACTTCGGCGGCGTGTTCCGCTGCACCGAAGGCCTGCAGGCCAAATACGGCAAGTCGCGCGTGTTCGACGCGCCGATTTCTGAAAGCGGCATCGTCGGCGCCGCCGTCGGCATGGGCGCCTACGGCCTGCGTCCGGTGGTCGAGATCCAGTTCGCCGACTATGTGTACCCAGCCATCGACCAGATCGTCAGCGAGGCCGCACGCCTGCGCTACCGCAGCAACAGCGACTTCACCGCGCCGCTGACCATCCGCATGCCCTGCGGCGGCGGCATCTACGGCGGGCAGACGCACAGCCAGAGCCCCGAGGCCATCTTCACGCATGTGTGCGGCCTGCGCACCGTGATGCCCAGCAACCCCTATGACGCCAAGGGCCTGCTGATCGCCGCCATCGAGAACGACGACCCCGTCATCTTCCTGGAGCCCAAGCGCCTCTACAACGGCCCCTTCGACGGCCACCACGACAAACCCGTGGTGCCCTGGAGCAAACACCCAATGGGCGAAGTACCCGAGGGCTACTACACGGTGCCGCTCACCAGCGCCAGCATCTTCCGCCCCGGCAAGGATGTGACCGTGCTGGCCTACGGCACCATGGTCTGGGTCAGCGAAGCCGCCGCCAATGAAGCCGGCGTGGACGCCGAGATCATCGACCTGCGTTCCATCTGGCCGCTGGATCTGGACGCCATCGTCAACTCGGTGAAGAAAACCGGCCGTTGCGTCATCGTGCACGAGGCCACCCGCACCAGCGGCTTCGGCGCCGAGCTGATGTCTCTGGTGCAAGAGCACTGCTTCTATCACCTGGAAGCGCCCATCGAGCGCGTCACGGGCTGGGACACCCCCTACCCGCACGCGCAGGAGTGGGCGTATTTCCCCGGACCGGGCCGAGTCGGCGCGGCCCTCAAACGTGTGATGGAGGCCTGA
- a CDS encoding 3-methyl-2-oxobutanoate dehydrogenase (2-methylpropanoyl-transferring) subunit alpha gives MSQYAPLRLHVPEPTGRPGCATDFSYLKLSPAGSVRRPDVDVNPQDTQDLAHQLIRVLDEDGQACGPWDPKLSADFLRRGLKAMLKVRAFDARMQIAQRQKKLSFYMQCLGEEAIAVAHGMALSQGDMNFPTYRQQGLLLCRDDVSMVEMICQLLSNEKDPIQGRQLPVMYSYKRAGFFSISGNLATQYIQAVGWAMASAIKGDTKIASAWIGDGSTAESDFSTALTFAHVYRAPVILNVVNNQWAISTFQAIAGGEHTTFAARGVGSGIASLRVDGNDFLAVHAASLWAAERARRGLGATLIEWVTFRAGAHSTSDDPSKYRPADDAERFPLGDPVERLKKHLIHLGHWSDDEHEATVKALEAEVIAAQREAERYGSLLDGHIPSVASMFEGVYKDMPEHLRQQRQQLGY, from the coding sequence ATGAGTCAGTACGCCCCGCTGCGTCTGCACGTGCCCGAGCCCACTGGGCGGCCGGGCTGTGCCACCGACTTTTCTTACCTGAAGCTCTCACCCGCCGGCAGCGTCCGCCGCCCGGATGTGGACGTCAACCCGCAGGACACCCAGGACCTCGCCCACCAGCTCATCCGCGTGCTGGACGAAGACGGCCAGGCCTGCGGCCCGTGGGACCCCAAGCTCAGCGCTGACTTCCTGCGCCGTGGGCTCAAGGCCATGCTGAAGGTGCGCGCCTTTGACGCCCGCATGCAGATCGCGCAGCGGCAGAAAAAGCTGAGCTTTTACATGCAGTGCCTGGGCGAGGAAGCCATCGCCGTCGCGCATGGCATGGCGCTGAGCCAGGGCGACATGAACTTCCCCACCTACCGCCAGCAGGGCCTGCTGCTGTGCCGGGACGATGTGTCCATGGTGGAAATGATCTGCCAGCTGCTCAGCAACGAGAAGGACCCCATCCAGGGCCGCCAGCTGCCGGTGATGTACAGCTACAAGCGCGCCGGTTTTTTCAGCATTTCCGGCAACCTGGCCACGCAGTACATCCAGGCCGTGGGCTGGGCCATGGCCAGCGCCATCAAGGGCGATACCAAGATCGCCTCGGCCTGGATCGGCGACGGCTCCACGGCAGAGTCCGACTTCAGCACCGCGCTGACCTTCGCCCATGTGTACCGCGCGCCTGTGATCCTGAACGTGGTGAACAACCAGTGGGCCATCTCCACCTTCCAGGCCATTGCCGGCGGTGAGCACACCACCTTTGCCGCGCGTGGCGTGGGCTCCGGCATCGCCAGCTTGCGCGTGGACGGCAACGACTTCCTGGCCGTGCATGCGGCTTCGCTGTGGGCCGCCGAGCGCGCCCGCCGGGGCCTGGGCGCCACCCTGATCGAATGGGTGACCTTCCGCGCCGGCGCGCATTCCACCTCGGACGACCCGAGCAAATACCGCCCCGCCGACGACGCCGAGCGCTTCCCGCTGGGCGACCCGGTGGAGCGCCTGAAGAAGCACCTGATCCATCTGGGCCACTGGAGCGACGACGAGCACGAGGCCACCGTCAAGGCGCTGGAGGCCGAGGTGATCGCCGCACAGCGCGAGGCCGAACGCTATGGCTCGCTGCTGGATGGCCACATCCCCAGCGTGGCCAGCATGTTCGAGGGCGTCTACAAGGACATGCCGGAACATCTTCGCCAGCAGCGTCAGCAGTTGGGTTACTGA
- a CDS encoding DUF7010 family protein — protein sequence MSAHLVSLDQQLQAFKNRRFLAMPLAGTLAWALILVAGQVLAPRWHLLTTYLLTGCIAYLGMGLSKLTGEDFMAKENRGNRFSVLFMLCMGQALLAFAIAIPFAIIEPRSAVFMVGMLAGFMWLPITGLIGHWIGAAHAIGRTVMILAAWFLVPDQGMVVVPLIVLGWYALTIPVLERRWAQIQRQQPRADAASSSLMAA from the coding sequence ATGAGCGCACATCTCGTCAGCCTCGATCAGCAACTGCAAGCTTTTAAGAATCGCCGCTTCCTGGCCATGCCCTTGGCCGGTACGCTGGCCTGGGCCTTGATTCTGGTGGCCGGCCAGGTGCTGGCGCCGCGCTGGCACCTGCTGACCACCTATTTGTTGACCGGCTGTATCGCCTATCTGGGCATGGGCCTGTCCAAGCTGACGGGCGAGGACTTCATGGCCAAGGAGAACCGAGGCAACCGCTTCTCGGTGCTCTTCATGCTCTGCATGGGCCAGGCTCTGCTGGCGTTTGCCATCGCCATTCCCTTTGCCATCATCGAGCCGCGCTCGGCGGTCTTCATGGTGGGCATGCTGGCGGGCTTCATGTGGCTGCCCATCACCGGCTTGATCGGCCACTGGATTGGCGCGGCGCATGCCATCGGTCGCACGGTCATGATCCTGGCGGCCTGGTTCCTGGTGCCCGATCAGGGCATGGTGGTGGTGCCGCTGATCGTGCTGGGCTGGTATGCGCTGACCATTCCTGTGCTGGAGCGCCGCTGGGCGCAGATTCAGCGCCAGCAGCCGCGCGCGGATGCGGCTTCGTCGTCGCTGATGGCAGCCTGA
- a CDS encoding DUF5694 domain-containing protein, producing the protein MTLSRRAAAVSLITLSLGTMAAPPQAAGPARVMLLGTFHFDNPGQDAVKFQPIDVLQPAPQRYLDGLVQRLVAFKPTRVMLEYSQQADERFNQRYQAYRKGEFKLQLNEIYQIGFRVAHGAGLARVDSVDEEVPGTADEALFKNMPSRDPAAWQRLMDKVAEMSQRFQKQHREQGLGQILASSNTPAADRENKGFYMLFNAVGGGQREYLGADSAAAWWQRNLRMYARIQHLAQPGERVLVIAGSGHTAILRDLLAADDQRVEEPVLRYLVE; encoded by the coding sequence ATGACCCTCTCCCGTCGCGCCGCCGCTGTTTCTTTGATAACCCTGTCGCTGGGGACGATGGCTGCGCCGCCACAGGCCGCCGGGCCGGCGCGCGTGATGCTTCTGGGCACCTTTCACTTCGACAACCCGGGGCAGGATGCGGTGAAGTTCCAGCCCATCGATGTGCTGCAGCCCGCCCCGCAGCGCTACTTGGACGGATTGGTGCAGCGCCTGGTGGCTTTCAAGCCCACGCGGGTGATGCTGGAGTATTCGCAGCAGGCGGATGAGCGCTTCAACCAGCGCTATCAGGCCTATCGCAAGGGTGAGTTCAAGCTGCAGCTCAACGAGATCTATCAGATCGGCTTCCGTGTGGCCCACGGCGCCGGCTTGGCCCGGGTGGATAGCGTGGACGAGGAGGTGCCCGGCACGGCCGATGAGGCGCTCTTCAAGAACATGCCCAGTCGCGACCCGGCGGCCTGGCAGCGGCTGATGGACAAGGTGGCCGAGATGTCCCAGCGCTTCCAGAAGCAGCACCGCGAGCAGGGCCTGGGCCAGATCCTGGCGAGCTCCAACACCCCGGCGGCCGACCGTGAGAACAAGGGCTTCTACATGCTGTTCAACGCCGTGGGCGGTGGCCAGCGCGAGTACCTGGGTGCCGACTCGGCCGCCGCCTGGTGGCAGCGCAATCTGCGCATGTACGCCCGCATCCAGCACCTGGCCCAGCCGGGCGAGCGGGTGTTGGTGATTGCGGGCTCCGGCCACACCGCCATCCTGCGCGATCTGCTGGCTGCCGATGACCAGCGCGTCGAGGAGCCGGTGTTGCGTTATTTGGTCGAGTAA
- a CDS encoding substrate-binding periplasmic protein, which yields MRNAWVCGLALALTWSAGAQAQGRPALDGGVVRACDDANEWPPYTQRDTHSPLGVGGYSVDVLRKILARHGLNLEIVLLPWRRCLEEVRQGQRFVMLLNAARTPQRERDYWLSEPYYETRTHYLWSLRTHPKGLDLRSAEDLRPLRMGAVAGYESLNLDRWGLTVHSRAPNFVSLIQMLHRDRIDSVLVAEEMFRLGPDGRVQPPWDDAELGHAALPGALTTPFHMLFSRRNPQGEALRALVNHELSSLRRSGELQRLLKAYLPSR from the coding sequence GTGCGAAATGCATGGGTTTGCGGGCTGGCACTGGCGCTGACCTGGAGCGCAGGCGCGCAGGCGCAGGGCCGGCCTGCGCTGGACGGCGGCGTGGTGCGCGCCTGCGACGACGCCAATGAGTGGCCGCCCTATACCCAGCGCGACACCCACAGCCCCTTGGGCGTTGGGGGCTATTCGGTGGATGTGCTGCGCAAGATCCTGGCGCGCCACGGCCTGAACCTGGAGATCGTGTTGCTGCCTTGGCGGCGCTGCCTGGAAGAGGTGCGCCAAGGCCAGCGCTTTGTGATGCTGCTCAATGCAGCGCGCACGCCGCAACGCGAGCGCGACTACTGGCTCTCAGAGCCCTATTACGAGACCCGCACCCACTATCTGTGGAGCTTGCGCACCCACCCCAAGGGCCTGGACCTGCGCAGTGCCGAGGATCTGCGCCCATTGCGCATGGGCGCGGTGGCGGGGTATGAGTCGCTCAATCTGGATCGCTGGGGCCTGACGGTGCACAGCCGTGCGCCGAACTTCGTCAGCCTGATTCAGATGCTGCACCGCGACCGCATCGATTCCGTGTTGGTGGCCGAGGAGATGTTTCGGCTTGGCCCCGATGGGCGGGTGCAGCCGCCCTGGGACGACGCCGAGCTGGGCCACGCCGCCTTGCCGGGTGCGCTGACCACGCCCTTTCACATGCTTTTCAGCCGCCGCAATCCACAGGGCGAGGCCTTGCGCGCGTTGGTGAACCACGAGCTGAGCAGCTTGCGGCGCAGCGGCGAGTTGCAGCGTTTGCTGAAGGCTTATCTACCGAGCCGCTGA
- a CDS encoding class I SAM-dependent methyltransferase has protein sequence MSSWYDRHLLPGLLDFACGLGPIRQRRAALIPLAQGRVLEVGMGTGLNLQHYDRQRVRQLHAVDPAAQMHAKALRRSQALGLPVTLHALGAEGLPWEDDHFDTVVCTYTLCSVADPLQALREMRRVLCPEGQLLFAEHGLAPDADVQRWQRRLEPGWSRWAGGCRLTRDVPALLREAGFTGAWESGYITRPRSLAYNTWGRASAAR, from the coding sequence ATGTCTAGCTGGTACGACCGCCATCTCTTGCCCGGCTTGCTGGACTTCGCCTGCGGCCTGGGGCCGATTCGCCAACGCCGCGCCGCGCTGATTCCCCTGGCACAAGGCCGTGTGCTGGAAGTGGGCATGGGCACCGGGCTCAACCTGCAGCACTACGACCGCCAGCGCGTCCGGCAGCTGCATGCGGTGGACCCCGCCGCGCAGATGCACGCCAAAGCCCTGCGCCGCAGCCAGGCCCTGGGCCTGCCGGTCACCCTGCATGCCCTGGGGGCCGAGGGCCTGCCCTGGGAGGACGACCACTTCGACACGGTGGTCTGCACCTACACCCTGTGCAGCGTGGCCGATCCCCTGCAGGCGCTACGCGAAATGCGCCGCGTGCTGTGCCCTGAAGGCCAGCTGTTGTTCGCCGAACATGGGCTGGCACCTGACGCCGACGTGCAGCGCTGGCAACGTCGGCTCGAACCCGGCTGGAGTCGTTGGGCCGGCGGCTGCCGGCTCACGCGCGATGTGCCCGCGCTGCTGCGCGAGGCCGGCTTCACCGGAGCGTGGGAGTCGGGCTACATCACCCGCCCGCGCAGCCTGGCCTACAACACCTGGGGGCGGGCCTCAGCGGCTCGGTAG
- a CDS encoding substrate-binding periplasmic protein encodes MALTPLWTTWAGVPPVQATPLILRAGTVDGLPGYGLKDGVLQVEAEGKRRLFQCIEKTLEARFIWQALPTRRLIQQVVDRQLDLAFPMGFSEERAARMLQSLPLWDNPDLWVSMRPINPSDKALRLAARLGSPQETEQTAAGYARVVGATTYEELGKTLRLQMVDAVVVPRSIFEELEALWPEGVLTTVGKSRLTGFYLSPGDPKGLAVPLNRAIESCRASVK; translated from the coding sequence TTGGCTCTGACCCCCCTGTGGACGACATGGGCGGGGGTGCCACCGGTCCAGGCCACCCCGCTGATCCTGCGCGCGGGCACCGTCGACGGCCTGCCCGGCTATGGCCTGAAGGACGGCGTACTGCAAGTGGAGGCCGAGGGCAAGCGGCGTCTATTCCAGTGCATTGAAAAGACGCTCGAGGCCCGCTTCATCTGGCAAGCCTTGCCCACGCGCCGATTGATCCAGCAGGTGGTGGACCGTCAGTTGGATCTGGCCTTTCCGATGGGTTTCAGCGAGGAACGCGCGGCGCGCATGCTGCAAAGCCTGCCGCTTTGGGACAACCCGGACCTCTGGGTCTCGATGCGCCCCATCAACCCAAGCGACAAAGCACTGCGCCTGGCCGCTCGTCTGGGTTCGCCGCAAGAGACCGAGCAGACCGCCGCCGGCTACGCCCGCGTGGTGGGCGCCACCACCTACGAGGAGCTGGGCAAGACCCTGCGTCTGCAAATGGTGGATGCCGTGGTCGTGCCGCGCTCGATCTTTGAAGAACTGGAGGCGCTCTGGCCCGAGGGCGTGCTCACCACCGTGGGCAAGTCCCGCCTCACGGGCTTCTACCTGAGCCCGGGCGACCCCAAGGGCCTGGCGGTGCCCTTGAACCGGGCGATTGAGAGTTGCCGGGCGAGCGTCAAGTAG
- a CDS encoding TorF family putative porin, whose protein sequence is MSPALTLSRLVLGLLLASAALAPVQAADSLSFNASVVSDYRYRGISQTRLKPAVQGGLDYALDSGFYVGAWGSTIKWVKDVGGDAPAEFDFYAGYKTEIASGLTLDAGLLQYAYPRNQLNPSANTLEGYGALSWGPATLKVSRSFSNLLGFSDSKGSMYYDLSASFDLGGGYSLAPHIGRQTVKRNGAASYTDASITLIKTLDALTLSLGVVDAKTGAYFSPVGNKDLGKRGVVLGAKYVF, encoded by the coding sequence ATGTCCCCCGCCCTGACCCTTTCGCGCCTTGTTCTTGGCCTCTTGCTGGCCAGCGCCGCTCTTGCGCCCGTCCAGGCCGCCGACAGCCTGAGCTTTAACGCCAGCGTGGTCAGCGATTACCGCTACCGTGGCATTTCCCAGACTCGCCTGAAGCCTGCGGTGCAAGGCGGCTTGGACTACGCGCTGGATAGCGGCTTCTACGTCGGCGCCTGGGGATCGACCATCAAGTGGGTAAAAGATGTGGGCGGTGATGCCCCGGCGGAGTTCGACTTTTATGCCGGCTACAAGACCGAGATCGCCAGTGGCCTGACCCTGGACGCCGGCCTACTCCAGTACGCCTACCCGCGCAACCAGCTCAACCCCAGCGCCAACACCCTGGAAGGCTACGGCGCGCTGAGTTGGGGGCCGGCCACGCTGAAGGTGTCGCGCAGCTTCAGCAATCTGCTCGGCTTTTCCGACAGCAAGGGATCGATGTACTACGACCTGAGCGCCAGCTTTGACCTGGGTGGCGGCTACTCGCTGGCGCCGCACATCGGCCGGCAGACCGTGAAGCGCAATGGTGCAGCCTCCTACACCGATGCCTCAATCACGCTCATCAAGACCCTGGATGCGTTGACCCTGAGCCTGGGCGTGGTGGATGCCAAGACTGGCGCCTACTTCAGCCCGGTGGGCAACAAGGATTTGGGCAAGCGCGGCGTGGTGCTGGGGGCCAAGTACGTGTTCTGA